One genomic window of Streptomyces sp. WP-1 includes the following:
- a CDS encoding YafY family protein, translating into MAIAKAERLMNLALCLLGARRPLSKRELRDSIEAYVESVRPEKGGSGSDDSFNRMFERDKDDLRELGLVIETVENLDGEVGYLARRDSNRLPPITLDAEEAAALGLAAKVWQQARLAGAASGALQKLRAAGLPEEVDPYEGHAALEPRIPVHEAAFEPLMLACRDRRPVLFDYRKASAAHPEPRHVEPWALECWRGHWYLAGFDRDRGAERVFRLSRITGKVRSRGTGFTVPVPDVVTVRETVAGWAGETADRSALIRLRSGAGYPLRAKAAKVRELGDGWDELEIPYGHGLDAWLVEFGPDVVVVEPAELRADVVDRLRAVAKG; encoded by the coding sequence ATGGCCATTGCCAAGGCCGAGCGGCTGATGAACCTCGCGCTGTGCCTGCTCGGCGCACGGCGGCCGCTCAGCAAGCGCGAGCTGCGCGACTCCATCGAGGCGTATGTCGAATCCGTGCGCCCCGAGAAGGGCGGCAGCGGCAGCGACGACTCCTTCAACCGGATGTTCGAGCGCGACAAGGACGATCTGCGCGAGCTGGGCCTGGTGATCGAGACCGTCGAGAACCTCGACGGCGAGGTCGGCTATCTCGCCCGCCGCGACAGCAACCGGCTGCCGCCCATCACGCTGGACGCCGAGGAGGCCGCCGCGCTGGGCCTGGCCGCCAAGGTCTGGCAGCAGGCCCGGCTCGCCGGTGCCGCCAGCGGCGCCCTGCAGAAGCTGCGCGCGGCCGGGCTGCCCGAGGAGGTCGACCCGTACGAGGGGCATGCCGCGCTGGAGCCGCGCATCCCGGTGCACGAGGCCGCTTTCGAGCCGCTGATGCTGGCCTGCCGCGACCGCCGCCCGGTCCTGTTCGACTACCGCAAGGCCTCCGCCGCCCACCCCGAGCCCCGGCATGTCGAGCCGTGGGCGCTGGAGTGCTGGCGCGGCCACTGGTACCTGGCCGGCTTCGACCGGGACCGGGGCGCCGAGCGCGTCTTCCGGCTGTCCCGGATCACCGGCAAGGTCCGCTCGCGCGGTACGGGCTTCACCGTGCCCGTGCCCGACGTGGTGACCGTGCGCGAGACCGTGGCGGGCTGGGCCGGTGAGACGGCCGACCGCTCGGCGCTGATCCGGCTGCGCTCCGGTGCCGGGTACCCGCTGCGGGCGAAGGCCGCGAAGGTGCGGGAACTCGGTGACGGCTGGGACGAGTTGGAGATTCCGTACGGCCATGGCCTGGACGCCTGGCTGGTGGAGTTCGGGCCCGATGTGGTGGTCGTGGAGCCGGCCGAGCTGCGGGCCGATGTGGTGGACCGGCTGCGCGCCGTGGCCAAGGGCTGA
- a CDS encoding YafY family protein, with product MAGKPARAVNAIDQTRRMLSLVTYLRERPGARIADVARAFGITEDELVADLDLLPMCGTSFRGGDLLDIDTDGERIWWHNPAALGEEAAEPLRLAADEATALLVAARAVATLPGLREGDRQALLRATAKVETAAGEAAGASSRLSVTFESEGGVFADVDRAISERRRLWIRYYSPARDEVTEREIDPIRLVSVGHTYVEAWCRRSEARRTFRLDRVAEIRVLDEPSAPPEVELRDLSEALVQPAAEDPEVVIEVGPGGRWVAEYYPHDSAEELSDGGLRITLRTPEPASLRRLALRLGRDGRIVSPPELADSARRAAAEALAAYDVPHGPAPEAAGARG from the coding sequence GTGGCAGGCAAACCGGCCAGGGCCGTCAACGCCATCGACCAGACCCGGCGGATGCTCTCCCTGGTGACCTATCTGCGCGAGCGGCCCGGCGCCCGGATCGCGGACGTGGCCCGCGCCTTCGGGATCACCGAGGACGAGCTGGTCGCCGACCTCGATCTGCTGCCGATGTGCGGGACCAGCTTCCGCGGCGGCGATCTGCTGGACATCGACACCGACGGCGAGCGGATCTGGTGGCACAACCCGGCCGCGCTCGGCGAGGAGGCCGCGGAGCCGCTGCGGCTGGCCGCCGACGAGGCCACCGCCCTGCTGGTGGCCGCCCGCGCGGTGGCCACGCTGCCGGGGCTGCGCGAGGGCGACCGCCAGGCGCTGCTGCGCGCCACCGCCAAGGTGGAGACGGCGGCGGGCGAGGCCGCGGGCGCCAGCTCCCGGCTGTCGGTGACCTTCGAGTCGGAGGGCGGCGTCTTCGCGGACGTGGACCGTGCCATCTCCGAGCGCCGCCGGCTGTGGATCCGCTACTACTCCCCGGCCCGCGACGAGGTCACCGAGCGCGAGATCGACCCGATCCGCCTGGTCAGCGTCGGCCACACCTATGTCGAGGCGTGGTGCCGGCGCTCCGAGGCCCGGCGCACCTTCCGGCTCGACCGGGTCGCCGAGATCCGCGTCCTGGACGAGCCGTCCGCGCCGCCCGAGGTGGAGCTGCGCGATCTGTCCGAGGCGCTGGTCCAGCCCGCCGCCGAGGACCCCGAGGTGGTCATCGAGGTCGGGCCCGGCGGCCGCTGGGTCGCCGAGTACTACCCGCACGACAGCGCCGAGGAGCTGTCCGACGGCGGGCTGCGCATCACCCTGCGCACCCCCGAACCGGCCTCCCTGCGCCGCCTGGCGCTGCGCCTGGGCCGCGACGGCCGGATCGTCTCCCCGCCCGAGCTGGCCGACAGCGCCCGCCGCGCGGCCGCCGAGGCGCTGGCGGCGTACGACGTCCCGCACGGACCGGCGCCGGAAGCCGCCGGGGCGCGCGGATGA
- the tatA gene encoding Sec-independent protein translocase subunit TatA, whose translation MFRNALEPWHLVLLVLVIVLVFGSKKLPDMARSLGKSARILKSEAKAMKDDGGKQNAASAPSAEEPAPAQRTIQAAPGDVTSSRPVNEPTDSTQR comes from the coding sequence ATGTTCCGCAACGCACTTGAGCCGTGGCACCTGGTGCTTCTGGTGCTGGTCATCGTCCTCGTGTTCGGTTCCAAGAAGCTCCCGGACATGGCCCGTTCCCTCGGCAAGTCCGCTCGCATCCTGAAGAGCGAGGCCAAGGCGATGAAGGACGACGGTGGCAAGCAGAACGCCGCCTCCGCCCCGTCCGCCGAGGAGCCGGCCCCCGCGCAGCGCACGATCCAGGCCGCGCCCGGCGATGTGACCAGCTCCCGCCCGGTCAACGAGCCGACCGACTCCACCCAGCGCTGA
- the tatC gene encoding twin-arginine translocase subunit TatC: protein MPKSARTERDPEGRMPLGDHLRELRNRLTKGVLAIVVVTIVSAFFYKDIIDIITAPLLRSVGCHQSFGELSQASKDTHCAHITIGDLLGPFTLALKASLTAGVVLASPVWLYQLWAFVAPGLHRHEKKYAYAFVGFGVPLFLGGGFLAYHVLPITAKVMIDLTPSGVENLLSLDKLLDLVTRMVVVFGLAFEMPLLLVMLNLTGILTGKRMLGWWRAMVVGIAAFAAVATPGADPMSMLALAAPIWALFFIAVAFSLLNDRRRARRADDGLSDDEASELDLTPEAVGEVESVSASSAPELPAKDHVNGYDDVT from the coding sequence TTGCCCAAGTCCGCCCGCACGGAGAGGGACCCCGAGGGGCGCATGCCGCTCGGGGATCACTTGCGTGAGCTGCGCAACCGGCTCACCAAGGGTGTCCTGGCGATCGTCGTCGTCACGATCGTCTCCGCCTTCTTCTACAAGGACATCATCGACATCATCACCGCGCCGCTGCTGCGTTCGGTGGGCTGCCACCAGTCCTTCGGTGAGCTGTCGCAGGCCAGCAAGGACACCCACTGCGCGCACATCACGATCGGCGACCTGCTGGGCCCGTTCACGCTGGCCCTGAAGGCGTCGCTGACCGCCGGTGTGGTGCTGGCCTCCCCGGTCTGGCTCTACCAGCTGTGGGCGTTCGTCGCGCCCGGCCTGCACCGCCACGAGAAGAAGTACGCGTACGCGTTCGTCGGCTTCGGCGTGCCGCTGTTCCTCGGCGGCGGCTTCCTCGCGTACCACGTGCTGCCCATCACGGCGAAGGTGATGATCGACCTCACCCCGTCCGGGGTGGAGAACCTGCTGTCGCTGGACAAGCTGCTCGACCTGGTCACGCGCATGGTGGTGGTCTTCGGACTCGCCTTCGAGATGCCGCTGCTGCTGGTCATGCTCAACCTGACGGGCATCCTGACCGGCAAGCGCATGCTCGGCTGGTGGCGGGCCATGGTCGTCGGCATCGCCGCCTTCGCGGCGGTGGCCACGCCCGGCGCGGACCCCATGTCGATGCTGGCGCTGGCGGCGCCGATCTGGGCGCTCTTCTTCATCGCGGTGGCCTTCTCGCTGCTCAACGACCGGCGCCGGGCCCGCCGCGCGGACGACGGACTGTCGGACGACGAGGCCTCCGAGCTGGACCTCACGCCCGAGGCGGTCGGCGAGGTGGAGTCCGTGAGCGCGAGCTCCGCCCCCGAGCTGCCGGCCAAGGACCACGTCAACGGCTACGACGATGTGACCTGA
- a CDS encoding RNA helicase, with translation MIVLLSVGPGTLESTMTEDLSPAERYAAARQRAAEQATALASFREMYDFGLDPFQIEACQALEAGKGVLVAAPTGSGKTIVGEFAVHLALLQGKKCFYTTPIKALSNQKYADLCRRYGADKVGLLTGDNSVNSEAPVVVMTTEVLRNMLYAGSQTLLGLGHVVMDEVHYLSDRFRGAVWEEVIIHLPASVTLVSLSATVSNAEEFGDWLDTVRGDTEVIVSEHRPVPLFQHVLAGRRMYDLFEEGEGHKKAVNPDLARLARMEATRPSYQDRRRGRSMREADRERERRQRSRAWTPGRPEVIERLDAEGLLPAITFIFSRAGCEAAVQQCLYAGLRLNDEEARERVRALVEERTAHIASEDLHVLGYYEWLEGLERGIAAHHAGMLPTFKEVVEELFVRGLVKAVFATETLALGINMPARSVVLEKLVKWNGEQHADITPGEYTQLTGRAGRRGIDVEGHAVVLWQRGMSPEHLAGLAGTRTYPLRSSFRPSYNMAVNLVEQFGRHRSRELLETSFAQFQADRSVVGISRQVQRNEEGLAGYQASMTCHLGDFEEYARLRRELKDRETELARQGAHLRRSEAAASLEKLRPGDVIHVPTGKYAGLALVLDPGLPAGRSHGHRGYDHQDGPRPLVLTAERQVKRLASMDFPVPVEALDRMRIPKTFNPRSPQSRRDLASALRSKAGHIPPERARKKRSQAADDREIARLRTALRAHPCHGCDDREDHARWAERYHRLLRDTSQLERRIEGRTNTIARTFDRIVALLTELDYLRGDEVTEHGRRLARLYGELDLLASECLREGVWEDLAPAELAACVSALVYEARLSDDATAPKVPSGKAKAALGEMVRIWGRLDGLEEDFRISQTEGVGQREPDLGFAWAAYMWASGKGLDEVLREAEMPAGDFVRWCKQVIDVLGQISAAAPREGSTVAKAARKAVDQLLRGVVAYSSVG, from the coding sequence ATGATCGTCCTGTTGTCGGTGGGGCCCGGTACGCTCGAAAGCACGATGACAGAGGACCTCTCACCGGCCGAGCGGTACGCGGCGGCCCGCCAGCGGGCAGCCGAGCAGGCCACCGCGCTCGCATCCTTCCGCGAGATGTACGACTTCGGCCTCGACCCCTTCCAGATCGAGGCCTGCCAGGCACTCGAAGCCGGCAAGGGCGTGCTGGTCGCCGCCCCCACCGGCTCGGGCAAGACGATCGTGGGCGAGTTCGCCGTCCACCTCGCCCTGCTCCAGGGCAAGAAGTGCTTCTACACGACACCCATCAAGGCGTTGTCCAACCAGAAGTACGCCGACCTGTGCCGCCGCTACGGCGCGGACAAGGTCGGCCTCCTCACCGGCGACAACAGCGTGAACTCCGAGGCACCGGTGGTCGTGATGACCACCGAGGTGCTCAGGAACATGCTGTACGCGGGCTCCCAGACCCTGCTGGGCCTCGGCCATGTGGTCATGGACGAGGTGCACTACCTCTCCGACCGCTTCCGCGGCGCCGTCTGGGAGGAGGTGATCATCCATCTGCCCGCCTCCGTGACCCTGGTCTCGCTGTCGGCGACCGTGTCGAACGCGGAGGAGTTCGGCGACTGGCTGGACACCGTCCGCGGCGACACCGAGGTGATCGTCTCCGAGCACCGGCCCGTGCCGCTGTTCCAGCATGTGCTGGCCGGGCGGCGGATGTACGACCTGTTCGAGGAGGGCGAGGGCCACAAGAAGGCCGTCAACCCCGACCTGGCGCGCCTCGCGCGGATGGAGGCGACCCGGCCGTCGTACCAGGACCGCCGCCGCGGGCGGTCGATGCGGGAGGCCGACCGGGAGCGGGAGCGCCGCCAGCGTTCACGGGCGTGGACGCCGGGCCGCCCCGAGGTCATCGAGCGCCTGGACGCCGAGGGCCTGCTGCCGGCCATCACCTTCATCTTCAGCCGCGCCGGCTGCGAGGCCGCCGTACAGCAGTGCCTGTACGCGGGGCTCAGGCTGAACGACGAGGAGGCGCGGGAGCGGGTCAGGGCCCTGGTCGAGGAGCGCACCGCCCATATCGCCTCGGAGGATCTGCACGTCCTCGGGTACTACGAGTGGCTGGAGGGCCTGGAGCGGGGCATCGCCGCCCATCACGCGGGCATGCTGCCGACCTTCAAGGAGGTCGTGGAGGAGCTGTTCGTGCGCGGCCTGGTCAAGGCCGTGTTCGCGACCGAGACCCTCGCGCTCGGCATCAACATGCCCGCCCGCTCGGTGGTGCTGGAGAAGCTCGTCAAGTGGAACGGCGAGCAGCACGCCGACATCACGCCGGGCGAGTACACCCAGCTGACGGGCCGTGCGGGCCGGCGGGGCATCGACGTCGAGGGCCACGCCGTGGTGCTCTGGCAGCGGGGGATGAGCCCCGAGCATCTGGCCGGTCTGGCGGGTACCCGTACGTATCCGCTGCGCTCCAGCTTCCGGCCGTCGTACAACATGGCGGTCAACCTGGTCGAGCAGTTCGGTCGGCACCGTTCGCGCGAGCTGCTGGAGACGTCGTTCGCGCAGTTCCAGGCGGACCGCTCGGTCGTCGGGATCTCCCGGCAGGTGCAGCGCAACGAGGAGGGGCTGGCCGGTTACCAGGCCTCCATGACCTGCCACCTCGGCGACTTCGAGGAGTACGCGCGGCTGCGGCGCGAGCTGAAGGACCGGGAGACGGAGCTGGCCCGGCAGGGCGCCCACCTGCGGCGGTCCGAGGCGGCCGCGTCGCTGGAGAAGCTGAGGCCGGGCGATGTCATCCATGTGCCCACGGGCAAGTACGCGGGGCTCGCCCTGGTGCTGGACCCGGGTCTGCCCGCCGGGCGTTCCCACGGGCATCGCGGCTACGACCACCAGGACGGGCCGCGCCCGCTGGTGCTGACGGCCGAGCGGCAGGTCAAGCGGCTGGCGTCGATGGACTTCCCGGTGCCGGTGGAGGCGCTGGACCGGATGCGGATCCCGAAGACGTTCAACCCGCGCTCGCCGCAGTCGCGCCGGGACCTGGCGTCCGCGCTGCGCTCCAAGGCCGGGCACATCCCGCCGGAGCGGGCCCGCAAGAAGCGCTCCCAGGCCGCCGACGACCGGGAGATCGCCCGGCTGCGCACCGCCCTGCGCGCGCACCCCTGCCATGGCTGCGACGACCGCGAGGACCACGCCCGCTGGGCCGAGCGCTACCACCGGCTGCTGCGCGACACCTCGCAGCTGGAGCGCCGGATCGAGGGCCGTACGAACACCATCGCGCGGACCTTCGACCGGATCGTCGCCCTGCTGACCGAGCTGGACTATCTGCGGGGCGACGAGGTCACTGAGCACGGCCGGCGGCTCGCCCGGCTCTACGGCGAACTGGACCTGCTGGCCAGCGAATGCCTGCGCGAGGGCGTCTGGGAGGACCTCGCGCCCGCCGAACTCGCCGCGTGCGTCTCGGCGTTGGTGTACGAGGCACGGCTCAGCGACGACGCGACGGCGCCCAAGGTGCCCTCCGGCAAGGCGAAGGCCGCGCTGGGGGAGATGGTGCGCATCTGGGGCCGGCTGGACGGTCTGGAGGAGGACTTCCGGATCAGCCAGACCGAGGGCGTGGGCCAGCGCGAGCCCGATCTCGGTTTCGCCTGGGCCGCCTACATGTGGGCGTCGGGCAAGGGCCTGGACGAGGTGCTGCGCGAGGCGGAGATGCCCGCGGGCGACTTC